The following proteins are co-located in the Leptospira weilii genome:
- a CDS encoding LIC10173 family protein, whose translation MKIGHIKYLKNLIRSIQASPEPPETEPRQLIPNDRIFEVHPPDDKFQELVPFCVVEHSPNQPERNGRRTERLEPTMIDGVKNLQYLKEHYKQEYKYVLNFWLNNVKQDLLSKGDFTGSPIDSGIVDQALIYIAKNERYATTQGATVEIRPGKTALVTDPAERLSLYKIYLEVIFEDGIFEVEQVPTLASGTFEIEEPTEIVSSEEL comes from the coding sequence ATGAAAATCGGACATATCAAATACCTAAAGAATTTGATTCGGTCGATTCAAGCGAGTCCGGAACCACCCGAAACGGAACCGCGTCAACTCATTCCGAACGATCGGATTTTCGAAGTTCATCCGCCGGATGACAAGTTTCAGGAATTGGTTCCGTTTTGTGTCGTCGAACATTCTCCGAATCAACCGGAACGAAACGGACGAAGAACCGAGCGACTCGAACCTACGATGATCGACGGAGTAAAAAATCTTCAATACCTGAAGGAGCATTACAAACAGGAATACAAATACGTTTTGAATTTCTGGTTAAACAATGTGAAGCAAGATCTTCTTTCCAAAGGAGATTTTACAGGCAGTCCAATTGATTCCGGAATCGTAGATCAAGCCCTGATCTATATCGCAAAAAATGAACGTTATGCTACCACGCAAGGTGCAACCGTAGAAATCCGGCCGGGAAAAACCGCTCTCGTTACCGATCCAGCGGAACGTTTGAGTCTCTACAAGATTTACCTGGAAGTGATTTTCGAAGACGGAATTTTTGAAGTGGAGCAAGTTCCTACGTTGGCTTCGGGAACTTTTGAAATCGAGGAGCCAACGGAAATAGTAAGTTCGGAGGAATTATGA
- a CDS encoding phage virion morphogenesis protein, whose amino-acid sequence MSGISYKDNLKNLFRNATDKLQSCIGSANIKNAYLLQALITKGFRDQKYVSQYEALHPETIARKAKKGFDPRFLIEGDKSKSEDLWKSFEVATLGKYEAVVGTNAKYARAHEFGYEAGGIPARPVLGPSIDEGYEQFKENYKNGMREFMKQ is encoded by the coding sequence ATGAGCGGAATTTCGTATAAAGATAACTTGAAGAACTTGTTTCGAAACGCAACCGACAAACTTCAATCTTGTATCGGAAGCGCGAATATTAAAAACGCATATCTTTTACAGGCACTCATTACGAAGGGTTTTCGAGATCAAAAATACGTTTCTCAATATGAAGCGTTGCATCCGGAGACGATTGCCAGAAAGGCCAAAAAGGGGTTCGATCCAAGGTTTTTGATCGAGGGAGACAAGAGTAAATCGGAAGATTTATGGAAAAGTTTCGAAGTTGCGACTCTCGGAAAATATGAGGCTGTCGTCGGAACGAACGCTAAATATGCGAGAGCCCACGAGTTCGGATATGAAGCTGGTGGAATTCCAGCGCGTCCGGTTCTTGGACCGTCCATTGACGAAGGTTACGAACAGTTCAAAGAAAATTACAAAAACGGAATGCGGGAGTTTATGAAACAATGA